A genomic window from Salvia splendens isolate huo1 chromosome 11, SspV2, whole genome shotgun sequence includes:
- the LOC121753789 gene encoding uncharacterized protein LOC121753789, with protein MVAQSVTNKQIARYWNQRRRLEEDHLFAAVKAAARLRARNLSEEDYLRFKESLAVEEEEKSKSAGAKDWWTKSKYAYLNQPAADHPRRRTDHFHLLPPPPQYSFAFKSASLLKFISPAT; from the exons atggtAGCTCAGAGTGTGACTAATAAACAGATCGCGCGTTATTGGAATCAGCGACGGAGGTTGGAGGAAGATCATCTCTTCGCCGCCGTCAAGGCCGCCGCTCGCCTCCGCGCTCGGAATCTCTCc GAGGAGGATTACCTGAGATTCAAGGAGTCCTTagcggtggaggaggaggagaagagtaAATCTGCGGGAGCTAAAGACTG GTGGACTAAGAGCAAATATGCGTACCTAAACCAGCCAGCGGCGGATCATCCAAGGAGAAGAACCGATCactttcatcttcttcctcctcctcctcagtATTCATTCGCTTTCAAATCTGCTTCTCTTCTCAAATTCATCTCGCCGGCGACCTAG
- the LOC121756475 gene encoding cytochrome P450 81C13-like has product MRKDSYQPPPLNYYDFFIIQLQNSIIYKKTNHSPRLLSMDHQTCFVLLLPPFIFTLFILKHLSSHQNQNQNQNLPPSPPSLPLIGHLHLLKKPIHLTLASLSSHLGPIFSLRLGCKSFLIISSPSAIDECFTTNDVVFANRPSSLSGDHLTYNYSAYTWSPYGQLWRILRRLTVVELFSSRSLQRSAHIREEEMLRVLRRLRKESGRRVDLNSLISAFSFNVVMRGIAGKLCVGEEEIGAEAGREILRSMRWMFSPTVSLGMCDYFPILRWIGYKGLEKNAVLMQRKRDEFLQAMVDEIRVKSGGATAEEGKRRNGNLIERLLSVQASEPDLYNDDIIKSILVVMLAAGTDTSALTMEWAMSNLLTQPHVLQKLQQEIDENIGHDGLINDADLPKLPYLRCVVNETLRLHPVAPLLIPHLSSEECRVGGYDIPRGTILLVNAWAVHRGPGHWDEPEKFYPERFEGLEAEREGSRFLPFGMGRRACPGAAMALRTVSLALGAFVQCFEWGKGDVEVDFGVDLGVTLHKAKPLEAVCVVRNEAVHLL; this is encoded by the exons ATGAGGAAAGATTCATATCAACCTCCCCCACTCAATTactatgatttttttataatcCAACTGcaaaattcaattatttacaaaaaaacTAATCACTCTCCTCGCCTTCTCTCTATGGATCACCAGACCTGTTTTGTGTTGCTATTGCCACCCTTCATCTTCACCCTCTTCATCCTCAAACACTTGTCATCCcatcaaaaccaaaaccaaaaccaaaacctaCCACCATCTCCGCCATCCCTACCACTAATCGGCCATCTCCACCTCCTCAAGAAGCCCATCCACCTCACTCTAGCCTCTCTCTCCTCCCACCTCGGCCCCATCTTCTCTCTCCGCTTAGGCTGCAAATCCTTCCTCATAATCTCCTCTCCCTCCGCCATCGATGAGTGCTTCACCACCAACGACGTCGTCTTCGCCAAccgcccctcctccctctccggAGACCACCTCACCTACAACTACTCCGCCTACACGTGGTCCCCCTACGGCCAGCTCTGGCGGATCCTCCGCCGCCTCACTGTCGTCGAGCTCTTCTCCTCGCGCAGCCTCCAAAGATCCGCCCATATTCGAGAGGAGGAGATGCTTCGAGTTCTACGGCGGCTGCGGAAGGAGAGCGGGAGGAGAGTTGATCTGAATAGCTTGATCTCCGCCTTCAGCTTCAACGTCGTGATGAGAGGTATCGCCGGGAAACTGTGTGTTGGGGAGGAGGAGATCGGGGCGGAGGCGGGAAGGGAGATTCTGCGATCGATGCGTTGGATGTTCTCGCCTACCGTGTCGTTAGGTATGTGTGATTACTTTCCGATTTTGAGATGGATTGGCTACAAAGGGCTGGAGAAGAACGCAGTGTTGATGCAGAGGAAGAGGGATGAGTTTTTGCAGGCCATGGTCGATGAAATCAGAGTGAAAAGTGGCGGCGCCACGGCGGAGGAGGGGAAAAGGAGAAACGGCAATTTGATTGAACGTCTACTGTCGGTTCAAGCGTCGGAGCCTGATCTCTACAACGATGATATCATAAAGAGTATTTTAGTG GTAATGCTGGCGGCCGGAACAGATACCTCTGCCTTGACAATGGAATGGGCCATGTCGAATCTGCTGACTCAGCCCCACGTGCTGCAAAAGCTACAACAAGAGATAGACGAAAACATAGGCCATGATGGCCTGATCAACGACGCCGATCTTCCAAAGCTCCCGTATCTCCGTTGCGTTGTCAACGAGACTCTGAGACTGCACCCTGTGGCTCCGCTGCTCATACCCCACCTCTCGTCTGAGGAGTGTAGGGTCGGGGGGTATGACATCCCCCGGGGCACCATCCTGCTGGTGAATGCCTGGGCCGTGCACCGCGGCCCAGGGCATTGGGATGAGCCGGAGAAGTTTTATCCGGAGAGATTTGAGGGTTTGGAGGCTGAGAGGGAAGGGAGCCGGTTCTTGCCGTTTGGGATGGGGAGAAGGGCTTGCCCCGGGGCGGCCATGGCCCTGAGGACGGTGTCGTTGGCGTTGGGTGCGTTTGTGCAGTGTTTCGAGTGGGGAAAGGGGGATGTTGAGGTTGATTTTGGGGTGGATTTGGGTGTTACCTTGCATAAGGCAAAGCCTCTTGAGGCTGTTTGTGTTGTGAGGAATGAAGCAGTGCATCTACTTTAG